The proteins below are encoded in one region of Sporosarcina sp. FSL K6-1508:
- a CDS encoding baseplate assembly protein, whose amino-acid sequence MKLSDLPDFDFVETNPELILNNIISDYENAYFESTGVKAKLYPGDPMRIFLYTQALREIQLRQIINDVGKQNFVKYARSDKLDHLGSGVKTFRGKPGYAKTRMKITASQSGQAARLIPSGQRFTPADGLFFSTEEDYVLNAGESEIIVPVVCEEFGDVGNDYSPGEINVMVEQLPFMISALNLDATQGGVDKEGDEPFRERVHLAPEGFSVAGPEGAYIYHAKSYSSLIIDVKPLSEEGSGVVDLYVLLADGELPSQGFLDGLHNHFSKDIRPLTDRVKTHAPSAVVYDAEVTYYIPSEVTDTAAVKSKIETAFQEFLKWQKLKIGRDVNPSELIFKLRDAGAKRVEVTLPTHIVVSDTEVAKERLVNLVFGGVEDD is encoded by the coding sequence TAATCCGGAGTTGATTCTGAATAACATAATTAGTGATTATGAAAATGCGTATTTCGAATCCACAGGAGTGAAAGCGAAACTTTATCCTGGAGATCCGATGCGTATTTTTCTTTATACCCAGGCTTTAAGAGAAATTCAGTTAAGGCAAATAATCAATGATGTAGGAAAGCAAAACTTTGTGAAATACGCCAGAAGCGATAAGCTTGACCATTTGGGTTCCGGTGTAAAGACCTTCAGAGGAAAGCCTGGTTATGCCAAAACTAGAATGAAAATAACAGCTTCGCAAAGTGGGCAGGCTGCTCGATTGATTCCAAGCGGTCAAAGGTTCACGCCGGCCGATGGTTTATTTTTCTCCACTGAAGAAGACTACGTATTGAATGCTGGTGAATCAGAAATCATTGTGCCGGTCGTGTGCGAAGAGTTTGGCGACGTCGGCAATGATTACTCGCCTGGAGAGATCAACGTCATGGTGGAGCAGTTACCTTTCATGATCTCGGCGTTGAACTTAGATGCCACGCAAGGTGGAGTGGACAAAGAGGGCGACGAGCCGTTCAGAGAGAGGGTTCATTTAGCGCCGGAGGGTTTTAGTGTCGCAGGACCAGAAGGCGCCTATATCTACCACGCCAAGTCGTACAGCTCGTTAATTATTGACGTTAAGCCTTTGAGTGAAGAGGGCAGCGGCGTGGTGGATCTTTATGTCCTTTTGGCGGATGGTGAACTTCCTTCACAAGGGTTCCTTGATGGGCTTCACAATCACTTTAGCAAAGATATACGCCCATTAACTGATAGAGTGAAAACGCACGCGCCATCGGCTGTCGTATACGATGCAGAGGTTACTTACTACATTCCGAGCGAAGTTACCGACACGGCAGCGGTTAAAAGCAAAATAGAAACCGCATTTCAGGAGTTTTTGAAGTGGCAAAAATTAAAGATAGGCAGGGACGTCAATCCGTCTGAACTTATCTTTAAATTGAGGGATGCAGGGGCAAAAAGAGTCGAAGTGACACTTCCAACGCATATTGTCGTTAGTGACACAGAGGTAGCGAAGGAGCGTTTGGTCAATTTGGTTTTTGGTGGTGTCGAAGATGATTGA
- the avd gene encoding diversity-generating retroelement protein Avd, giving the protein MSLPSADLVIYKKTEALLYFSYPLLVNFPKAEKFALSQEIKQALYAAMRCIMLANNVRHKRRQYQEEVDAYLKLLLVLFGVAKKQKFITQKKNTQIQQQIAEIGRILGGWMKSNKY; this is encoded by the coding sequence TTGTCACTTCCATCCGCGGATTTAGTTATTTATAAAAAGACCGAAGCGTTGCTATATTTTTCGTACCCGCTGCTGGTCAACTTTCCGAAAGCGGAAAAATTTGCTTTGTCACAAGAAATCAAACAAGCGCTTTATGCTGCAATGCGTTGTATCATGTTGGCGAACAACGTCCGGCATAAGAGGCGGCAATATCAGGAAGAGGTAGATGCTTATCTAAAACTCCTACTCGTCCTGTTTGGCGTTGCCAAGAAACAGAAATTCATTACGCAAAAGAAAAATACCCAAATTCAGCAACAAATTGCTGAGATCGGTCGTATCTTAGGCGGTTGGATGAAATCGAATAAATATTGA
- a CDS encoding RNA-directed DNA polymerase produces MAKAFKYDNLYNKIISFKNLEYAFSQVTKGDRKYQKDAILFSMLLDKNLVDLWHDLKWGKYQVGEYIRFEVYEPKRRWVSAPRVRDKVVQYATHHIIKHVYANVFISDSFACLEERGTHAAVHSVQRDMRIVEREFLEPWIVSVDVSKFFYSIDREILKKILRKKIKCAKTLWLLDRIIDSSPEGETGIPLGNVTSQDFANIYLNEIDQYVKRHLGIRYYTRYMDDMIAVVEGKDAAQALKAAMCLFLRDRLNLIENPKKSQIFPLAQGVNAYGYKIWTTHRLVRDQSKRAVKRRIKAMNRKLENGEIELHDVKQSVNSWIGHARHSNSYNLTKKIFAPYSYVKIEGDEKFGKR; encoded by the coding sequence ATGGCGAAAGCTTTTAAATATGATAATTTATATAACAAAATAATTTCTTTTAAAAATCTCGAATACGCATTTTCGCAAGTTACGAAAGGGGATCGCAAATACCAAAAGGATGCAATCCTCTTTTCTATGCTTTTAGACAAGAATCTAGTGGACTTGTGGCACGACCTGAAGTGGGGAAAGTACCAAGTGGGTGAATACATCCGATTTGAAGTATATGAGCCTAAGAGGCGCTGGGTGAGCGCTCCTAGAGTGCGTGATAAGGTCGTTCAGTACGCGACGCACCACATTATCAAACACGTATATGCAAATGTGTTCATTTCGGACTCATTCGCTTGCCTGGAAGAGCGGGGTACACATGCAGCCGTTCATTCAGTTCAGCGGGATATGCGGATTGTGGAAAGGGAATTTCTCGAACCGTGGATTGTTTCTGTGGACGTTTCGAAGTTTTTCTATTCGATAGATAGAGAGATTCTTAAAAAGATTTTACGAAAGAAAATAAAGTGCGCCAAGACGCTTTGGTTGCTCGATCGAATTATCGACAGCAGCCCCGAAGGTGAAACAGGCATACCTCTTGGCAATGTCACGTCACAAGATTTCGCAAACATTTATTTGAATGAAATCGATCAGTATGTAAAACGGCATTTAGGCATTAGATATTATACGAGGTATATGGATGACATGATTGCCGTAGTTGAAGGAAAAGATGCAGCACAGGCCCTCAAGGCGGCGATGTGCTTATTTTTGCGTGATCGATTGAATCTTATTGAAAACCCTAAGAAGTCTCAAATATTCCCCTTAGCGCAGGGTGTGAACGCCTATGGGTACAAGATTTGGACGACGCACCGACTTGTACGGGATCAATCTAAGCGTGCAGTTAAGAGGAGAATTAAGGCGATGAATCGGAAGTTGGAGAACGGAGAAATAGAGCTGCATGACGTGAAACAATCAGTCAATTCATGGATTGGACACGCTCGCCACTCGAACTCTTACAACCTGACGAAAAAGATATTCGCGCCCTACTCTTATGTGAAAATTGAAGGAGATGAGAAATTTGGCAAACGGTGA
- a CDS encoding phage tail protein — MIDIRDSKLYDLIPVNLREDEDIIAAAFAVDNSTDSIFTLSGKLGFRSDPKIKDDHILDAWAEDSHVDFYDKSFLPDVKRDILDSSLILHMLKGTAGSIERALLNVGVKAEVIEWFEYDAAPYHFMVEMAPNFSVVDRKSMNKMVAIYKNLRSWFDGFVIVIAGGVIYIVDDTYNYPVFYPICGEFGGEKEFIQMEGGEISLIDDTYQYGVKYPLSEKEFAQVDSGNVSVIDGAYNFPKAFPVCGEIELLFKRTTTVSLEAETSVEAYDFNLVYPICGEFYAEGD; from the coding sequence ATGATTGACATTAGAGATTCTAAATTATATGACTTAATTCCAGTAAATTTGCGGGAAGACGAAGACATTATTGCTGCTGCTTTCGCCGTTGACAATTCTACTGATTCTATATTCACACTTAGTGGGAAACTCGGATTTCGGTCAGACCCGAAAATTAAAGACGATCATATATTGGATGCCTGGGCTGAGGATTCACATGTGGATTTCTATGATAAAAGTTTCCTTCCTGATGTAAAACGCGATATTTTGGACAGCTCATTGATACTGCATATGTTAAAAGGGACAGCAGGGTCTATTGAACGGGCGCTTTTGAATGTGGGCGTTAAGGCGGAGGTCATTGAGTGGTTCGAATATGACGCAGCTCCATATCATTTTATGGTGGAAATGGCTCCGAACTTCAGCGTCGTAGATAGAAAGAGCATGAATAAAATGGTCGCGATTTATAAAAATCTCCGCTCGTGGTTTGACGGGTTTGTAATTGTGATTGCTGGCGGGGTCATCTACATTGTGGACGATACTTATAATTACCCTGTATTCTATCCGATTTGCGGAGAGTTTGGCGGAGAAAAAGAATTCATCCAAATGGAGGGCGGGGAAATCAGTCTAATTGATGATACGTATCAATACGGCGTCAAGTACCCTTTGTCAGAAAAAGAATTCGCGCAGGTCGATAGCGGCAATGTGAGCGTGATAGACGGCGCTTATAATTTTCCGAAGGCATTCCCTGTTTGCGGAGAAATAGAGCTGTTGTTTAAAAGAACAACCACTGTGAGCCTTGAAGCGGAAACTAGCGTCGAAGCATATGATTTCAATCTTGTTTATCCGATTTGCGGAGAATTTTATGCGGAAGGAGATTAA